In the Euphorbia lathyris chromosome 5, ddEupLath1.1, whole genome shotgun sequence genome, one interval contains:
- the LOC136229540 gene encoding cysteine-rich receptor-like protein kinase 2, translated as MQVNQDMKKAIIFLYYQCIFLCLIGFGGVSGDARARTVKIRCARQLENNGSIFVPNFVATMENISEQMRTSGFGVATTGSGLDTSYGLAQCYGDLSLLDCVLCYAEARTVLPQCYPNNGGRIFLDGCFMRSENYSFFEDYKGPEDEFVCGNTTRKTSTFGESARQALSMAVSTAPNDQRYHGRAQVAIPGTNESAYVLADCWRTLNSSSCRACLENASASISRCLPWSEGRALHTGCFVRYSDRDFLNPVPRNGGSGGNVTVIVVSVVSSLVVLGVAVATGIYIRKQRYIQKKRRGSNDAQKLVKTLHDSSLNFKYSTLEKATGSFDNVNKLGQGGFGSVYKGVLPDGREIAVKRLFFNNRHRAADFYNEVNMISSVEHKNLVRLLGCSCSGPESLLVYEFLANKSLDRFIFDQNKGKVLTWEKRYDIVVGTAEGLVYLHENSKTRIIHRDIKASNILLDSRFRAKIADFGLARSFQDDKSHISTAIAGTLGYMAPEYLAHGQLTEKADVYSFGVLLLEIVTGKQNNRSKSAEYSESLVTITWKRFQAGTLEELYDPNLMLQNHHNSNVKNDVFRVVHVGLLCIQEAPSLRPTMAKALQMLTTEEHLPAPTHPPFTDENTMELNDTSEDPWYPLNAGLSLSVATVEDSSFYPR; from the exons ATGCAAGTTAACCAGGATATGAAGAAAGCGATCATTTTTCTCTACTATCAATGCATTTTCTTGTGTCTTATTGGATTTGGAGGAGTATCAGGGGATGCTAGAGCCCGAACAGTGAAGATTAGATGTGCACGCCAACTCGAGAACAATGGGAGCATCTTTGTGCCAAATTTCGTCGCCACAATGGAAAACATCAGCGAGCAAATGCGTACATCTGGTTTTGGAGTAGCAACTACAGGTTCTGGGCTTGACACTAGCTATGGCCTGGCTCAATGTTATGGAGATCTCTCTTTACTAGACTGTGTATTGTGCTACGCCGAGGCACGTACAGTTCTTCCTCAATGCTACCCTAACAATGGTGGTCGCATTTTTCTAGATGGTTGCTTCATGAGATCTGAGAACTATAGCTTCTTTGAGGATTACAAAGGGCCAGAAGATGAGTTTGTGTGTGGAAATACAACAAGGAAGACTTCGACATTTGGGGAATCTGCAAGGCAGGCTCTGTCGATGGCAGTTTCAACCGCACCAAATGATCAAAGATATCACGGAAGGGCTCAAGTTGCTATTCCAGGGACGAATGAATCAGCTTATGTGTTGGCAGATTGCTGGAGGACACTGAATTCTAGCTCATGCAGAGCGTGCTTAGAGAATGCTTCTGCATCTATATCACGATGTTTGCCTTGGTCGGAAGGGAGGGCACTCCATACTGGGTGTTTTGTAAGATACTCAGACAGAGACTTTCTCAATCCAGTGCCAAGAAATGGAGGTTCAGGAG GGAACGTTACAGTGATCGTAGTTTCAGTTGTCAGCTCTCTAGTGGTTTTAGGTGTTGCAGTAGCGACGGGAATTTATATCCGGAAGCAAAGatacatacaaaaaaaaagaagag GCTCAAATGATGCACAAAAGTTGGTTAAAACCCTTCATGACAGCAGCTTGAACTTTAAATACTCTACCCTAGAGAAAGCTACAGGATCTTTTGACAATGTCAACAAGCTCGGACAAGGAGGATTTGGGTCGGTTTATAAG GGAGTTCTGCCTGATGGCAGAGAGATTGCCGTGAAGAGGCTATTTTTTAACAACAGACATAGAGCTGCAGATTTTTACAATGAAGTTAACATGATAAGTAGTGTTGAACACAAAAATTTGGTCAGGTTGTTGGGATGCAGTTGTTCTGGACCTGAAAGCCTCCTTGTCTATGAATTCCTTGCAAACAAGAGTCTTGATCGATTTATCTTCG ATCAAAACAAAGGTAAAGTACTGACCTGGGAGAAGAGATATGACATCGTTGTTGGCACAGCCGAAGGTTTAGTCTACCTTCATGAGAACTCCAAGACCAGGATCATTCACCGAGATATAAAGGCCAGCAACATTTTATTGGATTCCAGATTTCGTGCTAAAATTGCTGATTTTGGCTTGGCTAGGTCTTTCCAAGATGATAAGAGCCACATCAGCACAGCCATTGCAGGAACACT AGGATACATGGCTCCTGAGTACCTGGCTCATGGCCAGTTAACTGAAAAGGCGGATGTCTATAGCTTTGGTGTGCTTTTGTTGGAGATTGTCACAGGAAAGCAGAATAACAGGAGCAAAAGTGCAGAATATTCGGAAAGCCTAGTCACAATT ACATGGAAGAGGTTTCAAGCAGGGACTCTGGAGGAGCTGTACGACCCAAATCTAATGCTACAAAATCACCATAACAGCAACGTGAAGAATGACGTTTTCAGAGTAGTACATGTAGGACTCTTGTGTATACAAGAGGCGCCATCACTTCGACCGACAATGGCAAAGGCACTACAGATGCTAACAACAGAAGAACACCTCCCTGCACCCACTCATCCGCCTTTTACAGATGAAAACACCATGGAGCTTAATGATACAAGTGAGGACCCTTGGTATCCGCTTAATGCTGGCCTTTCTCTATCGGTAGCTACTGTCGAAGACAGTTCCTTCTATCCAAGATAA
- the LOC136229541 gene encoding 2-phytyl-1,4-beta-naphthoquinone methyltransferase, chloroplastic isoform X1: MSSLYLNLSSSYNPPRHLISRTTFRCSNERQALFGRIAPVYDNLNDLLSLGQHRIWKRMAVSWTGAKLGDSVLDLCCGSGDLAFLLSQKVGSNGKVTGLDFAREQLLVASSRQQMLSRDFYKNIEWVEGDATNLPFSDCYFDAITMGYGLRNVVDKHKAMQEMFRVLRPGAKASVLDFNKSTQPFIVSFQEWMIDNVVVPVASGYGLTKEYEYLKSSIREFLTGKELEELAMEAGFTTARYYEIGGGIMGNLVATR, encoded by the exons ATGTCTTCTCTTTACCTGAATTTATCCTCTTCTTACAATCCGCCTCGCCATTTAATTTCTCGCACAACTTTTCGATGCAGTAACGAACGTCAGGCTTTGTTTGGCCGTATTGCTCCTGTTTATGACAAT TTGAATGATTTGCTAAGCTTGGGTCAGCATCGGATATGGAAACGAATGGCTGTATCCTGGACTGG GGCAAAATTGGGAGACAGTGTATTGGATTTGTGTTGTGGAAGTGGGGATTTGGCATTTCTTCTGTCTCAGAAAGTTGGCTCCAATGGCAAG GTGACTGGTCTTGATTTTGCAAGGGAGCAGTTGTTGGTTGCATCATCTCGCCAACAGATGCTTTCGAGGGACTTTTACAAGAACATCGA GTGGGTTGAGGGTGATGCGACTAATTTGCCGTTCTCTGATTGTTACTTTGATGCTATTACCATGGGATATGGGCTACGAAATGTTGTAGATAAGCATAAGGCCATGCAGGAGATGTTTCGAGTTCTCAGACCAG GTGCCAAAGCATCTGTTCTTGACTTTAATAAGAGCACTCAACCATTTATTGTATCATTTCAG GAATGGATGATTGATAATGTTGTTGTTCCCGTGGCTTCTGGCTATGGCCTCACAAAGGAGTATGAATACTTGAAAAGCTCAATAAGAGAATTTTTAACAG GAAAAGAGTTGGAGGAACTTGCTATGGAAGCTGGATTTACTACTGCCAGATATTATGAGATTGGTGGAGGCATAATGGGGAATCTCGTAGCTACACGTTAG
- the LOC136229541 gene encoding 2-phytyl-1,4-beta-naphthoquinone methyltransferase, chloroplastic isoform X2, with translation MSSLYLNLSSSYNPPRHLISRTTFRCSNERQALFGRIAPVYDNLNDLLSLGQHRIWKRMAVSWTGVLDLCCGSGDLAFLLSQKVGSNGKVTGLDFAREQLLVASSRQQMLSRDFYKNIEWVEGDATNLPFSDCYFDAITMGYGLRNVVDKHKAMQEMFRVLRPGAKASVLDFNKSTQPFIVSFQEWMIDNVVVPVASGYGLTKEYEYLKSSIREFLTGKELEELAMEAGFTTARYYEIGGGIMGNLVATR, from the exons ATGTCTTCTCTTTACCTGAATTTATCCTCTTCTTACAATCCGCCTCGCCATTTAATTTCTCGCACAACTTTTCGATGCAGTAACGAACGTCAGGCTTTGTTTGGCCGTATTGCTCCTGTTTATGACAAT TTGAATGATTTGCTAAGCTTGGGTCAGCATCGGATATGGAAACGAATGGCTGTATCCTGGACTGG TGTATTGGATTTGTGTTGTGGAAGTGGGGATTTGGCATTTCTTCTGTCTCAGAAAGTTGGCTCCAATGGCAAG GTGACTGGTCTTGATTTTGCAAGGGAGCAGTTGTTGGTTGCATCATCTCGCCAACAGATGCTTTCGAGGGACTTTTACAAGAACATCGA GTGGGTTGAGGGTGATGCGACTAATTTGCCGTTCTCTGATTGTTACTTTGATGCTATTACCATGGGATATGGGCTACGAAATGTTGTAGATAAGCATAAGGCCATGCAGGAGATGTTTCGAGTTCTCAGACCAG GTGCCAAAGCATCTGTTCTTGACTTTAATAAGAGCACTCAACCATTTATTGTATCATTTCAG GAATGGATGATTGATAATGTTGTTGTTCCCGTGGCTTCTGGCTATGGCCTCACAAAGGAGTATGAATACTTGAAAAGCTCAATAAGAGAATTTTTAACAG GAAAAGAGTTGGAGGAACTTGCTATGGAAGCTGGATTTACTACTGCCAGATATTATGAGATTGGTGGAGGCATAATGGGGAATCTCGTAGCTACACGTTAG